A single window of Candidatus Obscuribacterales bacterium DNA harbors:
- a CDS encoding response regulator transcription factor, with translation MENHKEKILVVDDEASIRRILETRLSMIGYDVVTAADGEEALDTFRTTAPDLVVLDVMMPKLDGYGVCQELRKESDVPIIMLTALGDVADRITGLELGADDYVVKPFSPKELEARIRSVLRRVEKVGTTGIPSSGVIQINNIRIDTNKRQVYKGDERIRLTGMEFSLLELLVGRSGEPFSRSEILQEVWGYTPERHVDTRVVDVHISRLRAKLEDDPSNPELILTARGTGYLFQRITEPGEGE, from the coding sequence TTGGAAAATCATAAAGAAAAAATACTTGTTGTTGATGACGAAGCGAGCATTCGACGAATTCTAGAAACTCGCCTGTCTATGATCGGCTATGACGTCGTCACAGCAGCAGACGGCGAAGAAGCCTTGGACACCTTTCGCACCACAGCTCCAGACCTAGTCGTGCTGGATGTCATGATGCCCAAACTCGATGGCTATGGCGTTTGCCAAGAACTGCGCAAGGAATCGGATGTGCCGATTATCATGCTCACAGCTCTGGGCGATGTGGCCGATCGCATCACTGGTCTAGAGCTAGGAGCCGATGATTATGTGGTGAAACCTTTTTCGCCCAAGGAGCTAGAAGCGCGAATTCGCTCCGTTTTGCGGCGGGTTGAAAAAGTTGGTACCACCGGAATTCCTAGTTCTGGCGTCATCCAAATTAACAACATTCGCATTGACACCAACAAGCGCCAAGTCTACAAAGGCGATGAGCGTATCCGCTTGACTGGCATGGAGTTCAGCCTGCTGGAATTACTCGTAGGGCGATCGGGAGAACCCTTCTCGCGCTCCGAAATTTTGCAGGAAGTTTGGGGATATACCCCCGAGCGTCATGTGGATACTCGCGTAGTCGATGTTCATATTTCCCGGCTGCGTGCCAAACTGGAGGATGACCCGAGTAACCCGGAGCTCATTTTGACCGCCCGGGGCACAGGGTATCTTTTTCAGCGCATTACTGAACCCGGAGAAGGGGAATAA
- a CDS encoding serine/threonine-protein kinase encodes MLGTTIGGRYQITEHLGGGGFGQTFLAVDRHLPGKPTCVVKQLKPQVDGQAAWQAATRLFDREAEVLYQLGNHDQIPRLFAHFEEHREFYLVQEFIEGRVLNKTIKKNVCFPEDEVIDFLQDVLSTLAFVHEQQVIHRDIKPSNLIRRQHDQKVVLIDFGAVKQIGSQPINLEEESTFTIAVGSSGYMPNEQLAGRPRYCSDVYSLGIVGIQMLTGLSPSKLRYDARTGELLWRDRIQTISPALADIIDLMVRYDYRQRYQSAVEAMEALQVLASPKHDTVILPTVNSAVKSAQRDQLSLGDRTVPPAKYSDAHFVWFERADELFQQQRYRKAIECYDKVIQIAPNDYLAWFKRGIAFENLHHYEDAASSYQRVIEVQPNDYLAWFKRGKALEHLKRYPEALAAYDKVIQIQPGNYWAWHDRGQVLEHSGQFDEAVEAYDRAVNLKPDFHLAVESRKQVLMTQRKVDQLYHLQHYQEAIAACARTLRDDPTDANAWLMQGMALENLQRYREAASSYSKVVKLQADDHIAWFKLAALLEQLKKYKEAAAAYAKVSQLQPHNQWAWHDRGRSLEQMEQYESAIAAYDQALRINAEFESARDGRLRSLAQLKQQMQQDSVTYRPPTQYVV; translated from the coding sequence ATGCTAGGAACAACAATCGGCGGACGTTATCAAATCACGGAACACCTCGGTGGCGGGGGCTTTGGGCAAACGTTCCTAGCCGTCGATCGCCATTTACCAGGCAAGCCAACCTGTGTGGTCAAGCAATTAAAACCTCAAGTAGACGGTCAGGCAGCTTGGCAAGCGGCAACACGCCTGTTTGACCGAGAGGCAGAAGTGCTGTATCAACTGGGCAACCACGATCAAATTCCTCGGCTCTTTGCCCACTTTGAAGAACACCGAGAATTTTATCTGGTGCAGGAATTTATAGAAGGGCGCGTTCTTAATAAAACCATCAAGAAAAACGTCTGTTTTCCTGAAGATGAAGTCATCGATTTTCTGCAGGATGTTTTATCAACCCTGGCCTTTGTTCATGAACAGCAGGTTATCCATCGCGACATTAAGCCATCCAATTTAATTCGCCGCCAGCATGATCAAAAAGTAGTGTTGATTGACTTTGGAGCCGTCAAGCAAATTGGCTCTCAACCCATCAACCTGGAAGAAGAATCCACCTTTACCATTGCCGTGGGCTCGTCGGGGTATATGCCTAATGAACAGTTGGCTGGACGCCCTCGCTACTGCAGCGATGTGTACTCCTTAGGCATTGTGGGCATTCAAATGCTGACTGGTCTATCGCCCTCGAAGCTGCGCTACGATGCCCGCACGGGTGAACTGCTGTGGCGCGATCGCATCCAGACCATCAGCCCAGCCCTGGCCGATATCATCGACTTGATGGTGCGCTATGACTATCGCCAGCGCTACCAATCCGCCGTAGAAGCCATGGAAGCTCTGCAGGTTCTGGCATCACCGAAGCACGACACGGTGATTTTACCCACCGTCAACTCAGCGGTTAAATCAGCCCAGCGCGATCAGCTATCCCTAGGTGATCGCACCGTACCGCCTGCCAAATATTCCGACGCCCATTTCGTCTGGTTTGAACGTGCCGATGAACTGTTTCAGCAGCAGCGCTACCGCAAAGCCATTGAATGCTACGACAAGGTGATCCAGATTGCCCCCAATGACTACTTGGCTTGGTTTAAGCGCGGCATCGCCTTTGAAAACCTGCACCACTATGAAGATGCCGCTAGCTCCTATCAGCGGGTGATTGAAGTTCAGCCTAATGATTATCTAGCCTGGTTTAAGCGCGGCAAGGCGCTGGAACACCTGAAACGCTACCCAGAAGCGCTGGCCGCCTACGACAAGGTGATCCAGATTCAGCCGGGCAACTATTGGGCCTGGCACGACCGGGGGCAGGTGCTGGAGCATTCCGGGCAGTTTGATGAAGCCGTGGAGGCCTACGATCGCGCTGTTAACCTCAAGCCTGATTTCCACCTAGCTGTGGAGAGCCGCAAACAGGTGCTGATGACCCAGCGCAAGGTCGATCAGCTTTACCATCTCCAGCACTACCAAGAAGCGATCGCCGCCTGTGCCCGTACCCTGCGCGATGATCCAACCGATGCCAATGCTTGGTTGATGCAGGGCATGGCCCTGGAAAATTTGCAGCGCTATCGGGAAGCAGCGTCCTCCTACAGCAAAGTGGTGAAGCTCCAAGCCGATGACCATATTGCTTGGTTCAAGCTAGCAGCCCTGCTGGAGCAACTGAAAAAATACAAAGAAGCCGCAGCAGCCTACGCCAAAGTATCGCAACTGCAGCCCCACAACCAGTGGGCCTGGCATGATCGGGGGCGATCGCTAGAGCAGATGGAGCAGTACGAATCAGCGATCGCTGCCTATGACCAAGCCCTACGCATCAATGCCGAATTTGAATCCGCCCGAGATGGACGGCTGCGATCGCTTGCCCAGCTCAAGCAGCAAATGCAGCAAGATTCCGTCACCTACCGTCCACCCACCCAATATGTGGTCTAA
- the radA gene encoding DNA repair protein RadA, translated as MSKSRTQYVCQDCGAESAQLFGKCPFCGSWNSMVEQAPSSTSTASRPAASAIAVKTPNTPPQAVASLTLPQISDHPQARLPSGYGELDRVLGGGIVPGSLVLIGGDPGIGKSTLLLQVANQVARQQRVLYVCAEESGQQVKLRSQRLGVGQPQDDHTDPPDLYLLPEIDLEAILAELTSLKPQVAVIDSIQAIYYRALNSAPGSVSQVRECTTALMQLAKRQNISLFIVGHVTKDGAIAGPKVLEHLVDTVLYFEGDRFASHRLLRAVKNRFGATHEIGIFEMVDQGLAEVLNPSALFLGTRQEAVPGTCTIVACEGTRPLVIELQALVSPTSYPSPRRSATGIEYSRLLQILAVLEKRVGIPLSKLDAYVASSGGLTVGEPAADLGVAIAVAASFRDRIVDPNTVLIGEVGLGGQVRPISQMEIRLKEAAKLGFQRAIVPKGTTVPKLDLEVIPVGRVVDAIAAALLPNDSSATATPEPDP; from the coding sequence ATGTCAAAATCTCGAACTCAGTATGTTTGCCAAGACTGTGGCGCTGAATCGGCTCAGTTGTTTGGCAAGTGCCCCTTTTGTGGTAGCTGGAACTCGATGGTGGAGCAGGCACCCTCCAGTACGTCTACTGCTAGCCGTCCTGCGGCGAGTGCGATCGCTGTCAAGACGCCAAATACGCCACCCCAAGCGGTGGCATCCCTAACGCTTCCCCAAATTTCTGACCATCCCCAAGCGCGGCTACCGTCGGGCTATGGTGAGCTAGATCGGGTGTTGGGCGGTGGCATTGTGCCGGGCTCTTTGGTGTTAATTGGTGGCGATCCGGGCATTGGTAAGTCAACCCTTTTGCTGCAGGTGGCCAACCAAGTGGCGCGGCAGCAGCGGGTGCTGTATGTATGTGCGGAGGAGTCAGGGCAACAGGTGAAGCTGCGATCGCAACGGCTGGGGGTGGGCCAGCCCCAGGATGATCACACCGATCCGCCAGACTTGTACCTACTGCCGGAGATTGACCTTGAGGCCATTTTGGCAGAATTAACGTCTCTCAAGCCGCAGGTGGCGGTGATTGATAGTATTCAAGCCATTTACTACCGTGCGTTGAATTCTGCTCCGGGATCGGTGTCCCAAGTGCGGGAATGTACCACGGCGTTGATGCAATTGGCCAAGCGCCAGAACATCAGCTTGTTTATTGTGGGTCATGTCACCAAAGATGGGGCGATCGCTGGCCCGAAGGTGTTGGAGCATTTGGTGGATACGGTGCTGTACTTTGAGGGCGATCGCTTTGCTAGCCATCGACTGCTGCGGGCGGTGAAAAATCGCTTTGGGGCCACCCATGAAATTGGCATTTTTGAAATGGTGGATCAGGGTTTGGCCGAGGTGCTGAATCCGTCGGCGCTCTTTTTGGGGACGCGTCAGGAAGCCGTGCCGGGCACCTGTACGATTGTGGCCTGCGAGGGTACACGCCCCTTGGTGATCGAGCTACAGGCGCTGGTTAGTCCTACCAGCTATCCTTCCCCCCGCCGGTCGGCCACGGGCATTGAATACAGCCGTCTGCTGCAAATTTTGGCGGTGCTGGAAAAACGGGTGGGCATTCCCCTGTCTAAGCTGGATGCCTACGTGGCTTCCTCGGGCGGGTTGACGGTAGGAGAACCAGCGGCAGATTTAGGGGTGGCGATCGCTGTGGCGGCTAGTTTCCGCGATCGCATTGTCGATCCCAATACGGTCTTGATTGGTGAGGTAGGCTTGGGTGGCCAGGTGCGGCCCATTTCTCAGATGGAAATTCGCCTCAAAGAGGCAGCCAAGCTGGGGTTTCAGCGGGCCATTGTACCCAAGGGCACCACGGTTCCTAAGCTAGACTTAGAGGTCATTCCCGTGGGGCGTGTGGTGGATGCGATCGCCGCGGCCCTTTTGCCCAACGATAGTTCCGCCACTGCGACCCCAGAACCGGACCCCTAG